The Thermotoga caldifontis AZM44c09 genomic interval GTTTCGAAGGGTATGTCCTGACCGTTGCGCTCGAGTGGCTTACCGCACTTCGGACAGTTCTTCCTCGGCAGGTCGAAACCGGAGCCGTAGCGTCCGGATTCATCGAACTCTATGTAGTGACACTCTTTGCAGTAATAATGCGGTGGCAGCGGGTTGACTTCCGTTATGCCGAGCAGGTGCGCAACGAGCGAGGAGCCGACCGAACCGCGGGAACCCACCACGTAACCGTCCGAGAGGGACTTGTCGACCATCTTCTTCGCGATCAGATAGAGCACCGCGTAACCGTGGTTTATGATCGCGTTGAGCTCCTTGTCGATCCGCTTCTGAACAGGTTCTGGCAGTGGATCACCGTAGATTTCGATGGCTCTGCGCATCGTCAGATCCTTGATCTGCTCCTCCGCCCCTTCGATCTTCGGTGTGTGAAGCTTCTTCTCGAGCGGTACGATGAATTCGATGCTGTCCGCGATCTGGTTTGGGTACCTGACGACCACATCGTACGCCTTCGCTTCGTCCTCCAGTATCTCCAGAGCGGCCTGCATCATTTCTTCGGTGGTCCTCAGGTACGCGTTCGGTTGTTCCTGGATCGTTTCACTCTGGGGAGCCATGAGGACTTTTCTGACCTTTTCATCCTCCGGGTCTAAGAAGTGCACATCACCCGTCATCACGATGGGTATCTTGAGTTTTTCTCCTATCTCGTAGAGTTTTCTGTAGACCTGCTTGAGTTTTTCGCGTGACAGGCCGAGATCGTTGATCGTCGGCAGCAGGTCCAGCGGCATGATCTCTATGAAATCGTAGAAAGACGCGACCTCTTCGATCTCTTCTTCGTTCGCCCCGGACAGGATCTCCTGCACCAGTTCACCCGCCACGCACGCGCTTCCGATCAGAAGGCCTGCTCTCATCGTCTGGAGCTCGCTCTTCGGAATACGGGGCACGCTGTGGAAGTACTTCACGTGCGCGTCGGAGACGAGTCTGTAGAGGTTCTTCAAACCTTCCCTGTTCTGGACAAGGATGGTGGCGTGGAAGGGTTTGGACTGGGTGACGAGCGCTTCCTTGTGAGAAGATTCGATCTTTCTGAAGCTCACCATGCCTTTTTCTCTCAGGATCTTCAAAAGCTCCAGAAACACCTTCGCGGTGACCTTCGCATCTTCGAGCGCCCTGTGATGCTTGAAGGTACCTATTTTGAAATGAGAGACGAGTTTTTCCAAATTGTAACTCGACAGTCGGACCAGCCTCTTCGCCAACGCGAGTGTATCCACGACCGGCAAGGTCCACTGAACGCCACAGACTTTCTCAACGTAGTGCCTGAGGAATCTGTAATCGAAGTTCGCGTTGTGGGCGACGAGCACGCTGTTTTCACAGAATTTCAAAAACTCCTTGAGTACCTCCTCGATCGGCGGTTGATCCTGAAGCATCTCGTCGGTGATACCGGTGAACTGAACGGTGAAACTGTCGAGTTTCTCCTTCGGTCTGATCAATCTGTGAAATTCCTGAACGATCTCTCCGTCTTCGATGGCGACGGCACCGATCTCTATGATCTCGTTGAACATGGGGTGGAGTCCCGTAGTTTCCAGATCCACGACCACGTATCGCCTCGACTGGACATCGACGTCCTCACCGTTCAGTATGATGGGTTCCGCGTCGTTCACGATGTACGCTTCGATGCCGAAGATGGGCTTTATTCCATAATTTTTGCACGTTTCGAAGAACTGCGGTATGCCCTGCACCACGCCGTGGTCCGTGAGCGCGATCGCTTTCCAGCCCCATCTGGCAGCGGTCTTCACGTAGGCTTCTATGTCGAGAACGCTATCCAGATCGCTGAACTTGCTGTGCGCATGCAGTTCAACCCGTTTCTGTGGAGCTTCGTCCGTCCTGTCATGATTTTCAAGCCTTTCGAATTCATCGACGTAGAGTGTGGGTTCTCCACTCTCATCGAACTTGAGCGTTCCATCGAAGAGCACGCGGTCCTGTTCCTGCACCGTGGCGAGAAACTTGTCTATGTTGCTGTTCGTCAACACGCACATGAGCGAATCGAGTTTGTCTGTTATGTACACAAAGAGGATGCGTTTCTTGCCCTCTCTCAGCTCCGTTTTGAAGACGGTTCCTTCGACCTTGACCTTGCCAGGTTCCGCCGGTAAGTTCGATGGGGTGTGAAATTTCGATGTCTTTCGCTTTTTCTTCGGCTTTTCTTCAACCACAACGACGGGTTGTTCGACGATCTCCATGGGAGGCTGCACCACTTCTATCTCGATGGGCCTTTTCACACCCGTGAGCGCTTCTATCTTCTTGCTGACATCGCCCAGTTTTCCGTTGATCCTCTCTCTACCGAAGTCTCCGGTCACCTTCAGTACCACTCTATCTTGGAAAACGACGACATCGTGAACGTACGGAAAGCTACCGTTCAGCTCTTTTCTGAGTTTTTCAAGCTCTATGGTGGTCTCCGCGAACTGAAAAACAACGTGGGCACCGAATTCCTGAGAGAGTCTCTCACAGAGTGCCTGGTGGCGGGAGAACTGCTTGTCTACCCTGATGAGCAGGGTGTTGGTGATCGCGTCGAAAGTGACGTCGTGAACCGTACACGATTCTTCCAAACTCACTCCCAGCGATTCGGCTATCTGTTTCAGATCAGTTTTCGGGCTTTCAACGAACACTCTTTTCATGGCGAGAACCTCCGCTCGAACTCTCTCAGATGCGCGTGGCATATCGCTATCGCGAGCGCGTCGGCTGCGTCGTCCGGCCTCGGTTTTTCTTCGAGTCCCAGCAACAGCATGACCCACTTCTGAACGTCGGCCTTCGTCGCCTTCCCACTGCCGGTGACGGCCTTTTTGACCATCTGCGGTGTGTATTCAAAGATCGGAACGTCACACTCGACCACCGCGAGAAGCGATACGCCCCGCGCTTCTCCGACGGCGATCGCTGTGGTCACGTTTCTGTAGAAAAACAGCTGTTCCACGGCCACCTCATCCGGTGAATACTGTTCGACGATCTTTTTGATCTGATGGTAAAGGTTTTTCAACCTCAACTGGATAGGTTCATCTTTCTCTGTGATGATGACCCCGTGAGCAACGTGCTGCAACCTGTTCTTCGAAGCCTCGATGACGCCGTATCCGAACGTGCCAAAACCGGGGTCGAGTCCAAGTATTTTCAAAGGCAACACCCCAATCGGTGGGCAGTCATGATTATATTCACCGGTGTGGGGCCGTGGTTTGCCCGAAGATTAAAAGTTGAGGTATGATTCCAACAGATTTCTCACTTTTCTTCCTCGCCTATTTTCAGTATCGCGAGGAACGCTTCCTGGGGGATGCTCACCTGACCGATCTCTCTGAGCTTCTTCTTTCCTTCTTTCTGTTTCTCTAAAAGCTTCATCTTCCTGGTCACATCGCCGCCGTAACACTTGGCGAGCACGTCCTTCCTGAGCGCTTTGATGTCCGCCCTCGCGATGATGCGTCCCCCCGCTTTGGCCTGGATCGGTATCTCGAACTGATGCCTCGGAATGAGTTCCGCGAGTTTCTCCACGAGTTTCTTCGCGACCGCGTAGGCCTTGCTCTTGTGGACCAGTGTCGAGAGGGCGTCGACGGGTTCTCTGTTCACCAGGACCGTGATCTTAACGATTTCGGATTCTTCAAAACCGAGCATCTCGTAGTCCATGGATGCGTAACCTCTGCTCATCGCCTTGAGTTTGTCGAAGAAGTCCGTGATGATCTCTGAAAGCGGTGCTTTGAAATACATGATGATCCTGTTCTTTCCCGCATTCTCGGTGTGCTGGAGCGTGGCCCTCCGCTCGTTCTGCAGGTGCGTCATTATGTTACCCATGTAATCGGTGGGCGTGATGATGGAGAGTCGAACGTAGGGTTCGTAGACCTTCTCTATGAGTTCTTCGTCGGGAAACTTCGCCGGATCGTTGACGATCAGCGTCTGACCGTTTCTGAGCAGAACCTTGTACTCCACGTTGGGAGCCGTCATGATCACGCTCATTTCGAACTCGCGCTCGAGTCTTTCTCTCACCACGTCCATGTGCAGCAGTCCGAGAAAGCCACACCTGAATCCAAAACCGAGTGCGGGCGATGTGGTCGGTTCGAAGGTCAAAGCCCAATCGTTCAGTTTGAGCTTTTCGAGTGATTTTTTCAGCTCCTCGTAGTACTCGGGCAGACCCGGGAAGACGCTCGCGTAGACCATGGGTTTCACGTCGCGATAGCCGGGTAACGGTTCGGCTGCGGGCATCAGCGCGTTCGTTATCGTGTCACCGACCCTGGCTTCGGAAACCTCTTTTATACCCGCAATGACGTAACCGACCTCGCCGGGTCCCAGGCTGTCTGTCGGAACCATCGTTGGGGTGAAGACACCCACTTCCTCGACTTCGTAACGCCGGTTCGTCGACATGATCAGTATCTGGTCTTTCTTTTTCAGAACCCCATCGAAGATCCTCACGTACACGATGACTCCCCTGTACTTGTCGTACTTCGCGTCGAAGATCAGCGCCTTCAAAGGTTTGCTTGGATCTCCCTCCGGTGGCCTGACCCTCTCGATGATCGCTCTGAGGACCTGCTCGACACCTTCACCGGTCTTCGCACTCATTTTGAGCACTTCTTCCCTGGAGACTCCGAGCAGGTCCACCACCTGCTGCAGGCTTTCTTCAACGTTCGCGTTCGGAAGGTCTATCTTGTTGAGCACCGGCACTATATCCAGATCGTTCTCGATGGCCAGATAGCTGTGTGCCACGGTCTGCGCCTCTATTCCCTGCGAGGCATCCACTATGAGTACGGCTCCTTCGCACGCGGCCATACTCCTGCTCACTTCGTAGGAGAAGTCGACGTGGCCCGGCGTGTCTATGATGTTGATCTCGTAATCTTGACCGTCGTAGTTGTAGATCACCTTGACGGGTTGAGCCTTTATCGTGATCCCACGTTCCCTCTCGATGTCCATCTGGTCGAGGAACTGATCGTGCATCTTCCTTGGATCGACAGTCTTGGTTATTTCCAGGATCCTGTCGACGAAAGTGGTCTTTCCGTGGTCTATGTGGGCGATCGTGCAGATGTTCCTTATGAACTTCGTGTCCTTCAACCGGATCTACCCCCATCCAGGAGCCATTCGATCGGCATCGCTTCCGCCCTGGCCAGAAAACCTTCGACGGTTTCCGCGCAGAACAGAGCGTCGCACACGGCCTCGTAGACGCTTTCCACCGCAGCCCTGAAGAGTTCGTCGAACAGCTCTCTATCATCACTCACGTACCCTTTCTGCGTCGAGAACGCTATGCACACGTCCCCGCTGCCGTGATGACCCGGAGAACCCAGCATACCGAGAGCCAGGAAAGAATGCCTCGCAACCCTTTTCAGCTGTCTCGAATCGAGTGGAACGTCCGTTGCCAGAACGATCACGATCGAACCTTCGTTCTTTCTCACCACGCCCATTTTGACGTGCTCACACGCTCTCTTGTTGAGGATCGTGAGATCTTCGAAGTTACCAAAGTTCGCAAGAACCAGTGCCCCAAGCACGTGTCCATCCTTCAGTTTCCTCGAGGCGCTGCCGATCCCACCCTTGAACCCGAAGCAAACCATGCCGGTACCGGCACCGACGGATCCGAGTTCGAAGGCTTCGTTAGCTTTTTCGTAAGCTTCCACAACGTGAGACGGTTTCACCGCGGGATAGAGTATGTCGTTCAGCAAACCATCGTTGCACTCGCCGATGATCGGATTGAGCGTTCTGAACCTCTTCTTTTTAGCGGCGAGTTCGACCACACCCTGAAACGCATAACCGACGCTGAGCGTGTTCGTGAGCACGATGGGGGTTTCTATCTGTCCGAGCTCTTCTATCTGCATCAAGCCTGCCGATTTTCCAAAGCCGTTCAGAACGGCGCACGCCGCAGTAACAGGTTTTTCGAAGATCTTCTCACTCGGCACGATCACGGTCACACCGGTGCGAACGATGGTCGGTTCGTCCATGACGATACTGACGTGCCCTACGCGCACACCAGCCACATCGCTCAGAAGGTTCTTCTCTCCAGGCTCCAGTCTCCCGAAAGAGAGTCCATACTCTCTGAAGCGTGGACGCAAGGCCCTTCCTCCTTTGTGATATTATAAATTGGATTTTGGGAGGAAACCTTCGTGGAGAGTTTCTGCTACGAATCTGTCTTCGGTCCCATCTGTGTGAAGCTGGAAGAAGGGCGCGTGTGCGGCATAGAGCTCGGTGAAAGATGCGAAGGGACTGTGAAACCGGACCAAGTCGTCGTGAAACAGCTCGACGAATATTTCAAAGGTGTCAGGACCCGGCTGGATTTTCCCGTGAAGGTTAGTGGAACGGAATTCCAGCTCAGAGTCTGGCAGGCTTTGAGGGATGTTCCCTACGGTTCCACGATCAGTTACGGCGAACTTGCGAAGAGGCTCAATACCTCTCCGAGGGCCGTCGGCCAGGCACTCAAACGCAATCCGTTACCTCTGTATTTTCCCTGTCACAGGGTGGTTGGTAAGAGCTCTCTCGGGGGTTTCAGCGGCGGACTCGAATGGAAGAAGAATCTGCTCGCACTCGAGCGTGGTGAAAGATGCGCTGGAGACTCATAGGTTTTCTGTGTGGGTTTTTCCTCACGATCGTGGTACTTTCCTACTTCTACGTTCAGTTCACGAAGGATCTGCCATCGCCGGAGTCGCGCATACCGACGGGTCTATTGCTCATGTATTCGGACGGCACACCGATGTCTTTACCGCGGTCTTTCTGGGTCAGACTCGAGGACGTTCCTCCGTACTTTTTGAACGCCCTGCTGGTTTCTGAAGACAAACGCTTCTATTTCCATGTGGGCATCGATCCTCTCGGCATCGCGAGGGCCGTGGTGAGGAACATCAGCAGCATGTCGATCAGCGAGGGAGGCAGTACCATCACGCAGCAACTCGCACGGACCCTGTACCTTTCACCGAAAGTGAGCTGGCAGAGGAAGATCAGAGAGATGTTCATCGCACTCTGGCTCGAAAGGCACAGGACGAAGGAAGAAATCCTGCAGATGTACATAAACTCTGTGTACATGGGCAACGGGCTTTATGGATTCGCCAGCGCGTCGAGGTACTACTTTGGAAAAGATCTGAGCGAGATCAACCTGAACGAGGCGGCACTCTTGGTGGGCGTGCTTCGCTCACCCGAGAACTTCAACCCGCTCAGGGACTGGCAGATCGCGAAGCGCAAGGCGAAAACGGTGCTGGACG includes:
- a CDS encoding PolC-type DNA polymerase III, yielding MKRVFVESPKTDLKQIAESLGVSLEESCTVHDVTFDAITNTLLIRVDKQFSRHQALCERLSQEFGAHVVFQFAETTIELEKLRKELNGSFPYVHDVVVFQDRVVLKVTGDFGRERINGKLGDVSKKIEALTGVKRPIEIEVVQPPMEIVEQPVVVVEEKPKKKRKTSKFHTPSNLPAEPGKVKVEGTVFKTELREGKKRILFVYITDKLDSLMCVLTNSNIDKFLATVQEQDRVLFDGTLKFDESGEPTLYVDEFERLENHDRTDEAPQKRVELHAHSKFSDLDSVLDIEAYVKTAARWGWKAIALTDHGVVQGIPQFFETCKNYGIKPIFGIEAYIVNDAEPIILNGEDVDVQSRRYVVVDLETTGLHPMFNEIIEIGAVAIEDGEIVQEFHRLIRPKEKLDSFTVQFTGITDEMLQDQPPIEEVLKEFLKFCENSVLVAHNANFDYRFLRHYVEKVCGVQWTLPVVDTLALAKRLVRLSSYNLEKLVSHFKIGTFKHHRALEDAKVTAKVFLELLKILREKGMVSFRKIESSHKEALVTQSKPFHATILVQNREGLKNLYRLVSDAHVKYFHSVPRIPKSELQTMRAGLLIGSACVAGELVQEILSGANEEEIEEVASFYDFIEIMPLDLLPTINDLGLSREKLKQVYRKLYEIGEKLKIPIVMTGDVHFLDPEDEKVRKVLMAPQSETIQEQPNAYLRTTEEMMQAALEILEDEAKAYDVVVRYPNQIADSIEFIVPLEKKLHTPKIEGAEEQIKDLTMRRAIEIYGDPLPEPVQKRIDKELNAIINHGYAVLYLIAKKMVDKSLSDGYVVGSRGSVGSSLVAHLLGITEVNPLPPHYYCKECHYIEFDESGRYGSGFDLPRKNCPKCGKPLERNGQDIPFETFMGFEGDKVPDIDLNFSGEYQDEAHRFVEELFGKNYVYRAGTINTIASRTAYGFVKAFEEKLGRKVRKAEMERLATAITGVKRTTGQHPGGLMIIPKEFEVYDFTPVQYPANTKEAKVFTTHFDYESIHDDLVKIDALGHDDPTFIKILKDLTGIDPMNVPMDDEKTLRIFSSLEPLGIKPQDLDNRTDVGTLGIPEFGTQFVRGMLTETRPKSFADLVRISGLSHGTDVWLNNARDWIEQGKATLSEVIACRDDIMNYLIKMGMNASKAFKIMENVRKGKGLSEEDERLMRELGVPEWYIESCKRIKYLFPKAHAAAYVSMAFRIAYFKVHHPLAFYAAFFTLKGEEFDIDAALYGPELVRKKLAELSTLSEKDVRDKAAETTLEVMLEMFARGFSFLPPNINKSHAKLFLIEGKKLRIPFNKLPNLGDNVAESIVKARNDKPFSSLEDILKRTKLNKAHLDIFRKYVELEGLPEKEQISLF
- the ruvC gene encoding crossover junction endodeoxyribonuclease RuvC; its protein translation is MKILGLDPGFGTFGYGVIEASKNRLQHVAHGVIITEKDEPIQLRLKNLYHQIKKIVEQYSPDEVAVEQLFFYRNVTTAIAVGEARGVSLLAVVECDVPIFEYTPQMVKKAVTGSGKATKADVQKWVMLLLGLEEKPRPDDAADALAIAICHAHLREFERRFSP
- the lepA gene encoding translation elongation factor 4 translates to MKDTKFIRNICTIAHIDHGKTTFVDRILEITKTVDPRKMHDQFLDQMDIERERGITIKAQPVKVIYNYDGQDYEINIIDTPGHVDFSYEVSRSMAACEGAVLIVDASQGIEAQTVAHSYLAIENDLDIVPVLNKIDLPNANVEESLQQVVDLLGVSREEVLKMSAKTGEGVEQVLRAIIERVRPPEGDPSKPLKALIFDAKYDKYRGVIVYVRIFDGVLKKKDQILIMSTNRRYEVEEVGVFTPTMVPTDSLGPGEVGYVIAGIKEVSEARVGDTITNALMPAAEPLPGYRDVKPMVYASVFPGLPEYYEELKKSLEKLKLNDWALTFEPTTSPALGFGFRCGFLGLLHMDVVRERLEREFEMSVIMTAPNVEYKVLLRNGQTLIVNDPAKFPDEELIEKVYEPYVRLSIITPTDYMGNIMTHLQNERRATLQHTENAGKNRIIMYFKAPLSEIITDFFDKLKAMSRGYASMDYEMLGFEESEIVKITVLVNREPVDALSTLVHKSKAYAVAKKLVEKLAELIPRHQFEIPIQAKAGGRIIARADIKALRKDVLAKCYGGDVTRKMKLLEKQKEGKKKLREIGQVSIPQEAFLAILKIGEEEK
- a CDS encoding P1 family peptidase, encoding MRPRFREYGLSFGRLEPGEKNLLSDVAGVRVGHVSIVMDEPTIVRTGVTVIVPSEKIFEKPVTAACAVLNGFGKSAGLMQIEELGQIETPIVLTNTLSVGYAFQGVVELAAKKKRFRTLNPIIGECNDGLLNDILYPAVKPSHVVEAYEKANEAFELGSVGAGTGMVCFGFKGGIGSASRKLKDGHVLGALVLANFGNFEDLTILNKRACEHVKMGVVRKNEGSIVIVLATDVPLDSRQLKRVARHSFLALGMLGSPGHHGSGDVCIAFSTQKGYVSDDRELFDELFRAAVESVYEAVCDALFCAETVEGFLARAEAMPIEWLLDGGRSG
- a CDS encoding methylated-DNA--[protein]-cysteine S-methyltransferase, translating into MESFCYESVFGPICVKLEEGRVCGIELGERCEGTVKPDQVVVKQLDEYFKGVRTRLDFPVKVSGTEFQLRVWQALRDVPYGSTISYGELAKRLNTSPRAVGQALKRNPLPLYFPCHRVVGKSSLGGFSGGLEWKKNLLALERGERCAGDS